A DNA window from Haliovirga abyssi contains the following coding sequences:
- a CDS encoding S1 RNA-binding domain-containing protein, whose product MMENVENFEELLEQYLPNIENGEVVKGHILRKDTDYGYMDIGAKGEAKVRVNEINNFEIGEDIEVVVTSKSEDRDGYLKVSRLAYDLEKNWAIINEKFESKEVLEGVVTKKVNGGYIVDIFKYKTFLPGSLSLFKDSEEVLNKKINVIIKDVKDGKRKKIIVSRKEAENRKIEEEMKSVNIGDIVKGNVKEILDFGIIVKIGNLSGLVHFSEISWKKGMKFKEKYSVGDEIEVKIIDINRSKKNLKLSIKQLTTDPWENIEEKYPVGKEVEGTVENIEKYGAFIEVEEGIEGLLHISDLSWGKKLGNIEKFIKIGDKVTVKIIELDKENKKIKLGLKQLTEDPWKSAGEKYTIGKVVDSKIESIQNYGLFVKLEEGVDAFVHIADIAWLNPSVKGYNKGDMVKVKILEFNEADKRIKAGIKQLEVNPWDEIFEKYKVGDRVKRKIKEISKFGLFVEIESGIDGMIHISQASKDFIKNLEENYKIGDEVEAEIIDLDKENKKIKLSIKKLELKRVKEEEKEMIEKYGTTE is encoded by the coding sequence ATGATGGAAAACGTGGAAAATTTTGAAGAGCTATTAGAACAATATTTACCAAATATTGAAAATGGAGAGGTTGTAAAAGGTCATATTTTAAGAAAAGATACTGACTATGGGTATATGGATATAGGGGCAAAAGGAGAAGCTAAAGTAAGAGTTAATGAAATAAATAATTTTGAAATTGGAGAAGATATTGAAGTGGTTGTTACAAGCAAATCAGAAGATAGAGATGGATATTTAAAAGTATCTAGATTGGCATATGATTTGGAAAAAAATTGGGCAATAATTAATGAAAAATTTGAAAGTAAAGAGGTTTTAGAAGGAGTAGTTACTAAAAAAGTAAATGGTGGATATATTGTTGATATATTTAAATATAAAACATTTTTACCTGGATCTTTGTCTTTATTTAAAGACAGCGAAGAAGTTTTAAACAAAAAAATAAATGTAATTATTAAAGATGTGAAAGATGGAAAAAGAAAAAAAATTATAGTATCAAGAAAAGAGGCAGAAAATAGAAAAATAGAAGAAGAGATGAAAAGCGTTAATATAGGAGACATAGTAAAAGGAAATGTGAAAGAAATTTTAGATTTTGGAATAATTGTAAAAATAGGGAATTTAAGTGGACTTGTTCATTTTTCAGAAATTTCTTGGAAAAAAGGGATGAAATTTAAAGAAAAATATTCAGTAGGGGATGAAATAGAAGTAAAAATAATAGATATAAATAGATCAAAAAAGAATTTGAAATTATCAATAAAACAATTGACAACTGATCCTTGGGAGAATATAGAAGAAAAATATCCTGTAGGAAAAGAGGTAGAAGGAACAGTTGAAAATATAGAAAAATATGGAGCTTTTATAGAAGTTGAAGAAGGAATAGAAGGATTATTGCATATTAGTGATTTAAGTTGGGGGAAAAAATTAGGGAATATAGAGAAATTCATAAAAATAGGTGATAAAGTAACTGTAAAAATTATAGAATTAGATAAAGAAAATAAGAAAATAAAATTAGGATTAAAGCAATTAACAGAAGATCCTTGGAAAAGTGCAGGTGAAAAATATACAATAGGAAAAGTTGTAGATTCAAAAATTGAGAGTATTCAAAACTATGGATTATTTGTGAAATTAGAAGAAGGAGTAGATGCTTTTGTTCATATTGCAGATATAGCATGGTTAAATCCATCTGTTAAAGGATATAATAAAGGAGATATGGTAAAAGTAAAAATATTAGAATTTAATGAAGCTGATAAAAGAATAAAAGCAGGAATTAAACAATTAGAAGTAAATCCTTGGGATGAAATCTTTGAAAAATATAAAGTTGGAGACAGAGTAAAAAGAAAAATAAAAGAAATAAGTAAATTTGGATTATTTGTAGAAATCGAATCTGGTATTGATGGGATGATTCATATATCACAAGCATCAAAAGATTTTATAAAAAACCTAGAAGAAAATTATAAAATCGGTGATGAAGTTGAAGCTGAAATAATAGATTTAGATAAAGAAAATAAAAAAATAAAATTATCTATAAAAAAATTAGAATTAAAAAGAGTAAAAGAAGAAGAAAAAGAGATGATTGAAAAATATGGAACTACAGAGTAA